A part of Populus alba chromosome 8, ASM523922v2, whole genome shotgun sequence genomic DNA contains:
- the LOC118045183 gene encoding vacuolar protein sorting-associated protein 60.2, giving the protein MKRVFGVKKDKEPPPSIQDSSDRINKRGETVDEKIKKLDAELARYKEQIKNTRPGPAQEAVKSRAMRVLKQKRMYEGQRDMLYNQTFNLDQVAFASEGIKDAQQTVSALKSANKELKGMMKTVKIQDIDNLQDEMMDLMDVSSEIQETLGRSYSVPDDIDEEDLMGELDALEADMAMETESDGVPSYLQPDKEPDLESELNLPSAPTGHAAPAGRGNNQAEDELGLPAVPRASLRG; this is encoded by the exons ATGAAGAGAGTTTTTGgtgtaaaaaaagataaagaaccACCACCTTCAATTCAAGATTCATCAGATAGG attAATAAGAGAGGTGAAACAGTAGATGAGAAGATCAAGAAGCTTGATGCAGAACTTGCTAGGTATAAAGAACAGATCAAGAATACAAGACCTGGACCTGCTCAAGAGGCTGTTAAATCTAGAGCTATGAGGGTTCTTAAGCAGAAGAGAAT GTATGAAGGACAGCGTGACATGCTTTATAATCAGACGTTCAACCTTGATCAAGTTGCATTTGCTTCTGAAGGAATTAAAGATGCTCAACAAACT GTGTCAGCTTTGAAATCTGCCAACAAGGAATTGAAAGGAATGATGAAAACTGTGAAGATTCAAGATATTGAT AACTTGCAAGATGAGATGATGGACTTGATGGATGTTAGTAGTGAAATTCAAGAGACCTTGGGTAGAAGCTACAGCGTTCCAGATGATATTGATGAGGAAGATCTCATGGGTG AACTTGATGCTTTGGAAGCAGATATGGCAATGGAAACTGAATCTGACGGGGTGCCTTCTTATCTGCAACCTGATAAGGAACCTGATCTTGAGTCAGAACTGAACTTGCCTTCGGCACCCACAGGACATGCAGCACCAGCTGGTAGAGGCAATAATCAG GCTGAGGATGAACTGGGCTTACCTGCTGTCCCTCGGGCATCTCTTCGTGGTTAG
- the LOC118045181 gene encoding uncharacterized protein At4g06598: MSRQSLLPPRCPFRKHVVSHPIHDSSPQHHRSPSQGSVLEEKPAWLDDLLSDEDADSKGKCLRRSASDSVTLLDGIVDSFSGLSPYNDEAASGGNETCSGLESASMYGPNSPRRRGNVTFSENAIASALSEYAFQNPLQYVDGSLCISGIKPLDQMGNACGSAGEFNGETNPVKRHSGQRSRVRKLQYIAELERTVNVLQTLESELAVKVASMLQKRATLSLENNTLKQQEARIRQEKLIAEAQHKALKKEAERMKNKLGFTNLKFRNYSRSSRPPEAARSEVTWQMAKLNLN, encoded by the exons ATGTCAAGGCAATCCCTACTTCCTCCTCGCTGCCCATTTCGGAAGCATGTCGTTTCTCATCCAATTCACGATTCCAGTCCGCAACACCATAGATCTCCCTCCCAAGGTTCAGTTCTGGAGGAGAAGCCAGCATGGCTTGATGATTTATTAAGTGATGAAGATGCAGATTCAAAAGGAAAGTGTCTTCGCCGGTCGGCCAGTGATTCGGTCACCCTCTTGGATGGTATTGTGGATTCATTTTCAGGTTTGAGTCCATATAATGATGAAGCTGCTTCAGGTGGCAATGAAACTTGTAGTGGACTGGAGTCAGCTTCTATGTATGGTCCTAATTCTCCTAGGAGAAGAGGGAATGTGACCTTCTCGGAAAATGCCATAGCATCAGCACTATCGGAGTATGCATTTCAAAATCCTTTGCAGTATGTAGACGGCAGCCTGTGCATTTCGGGGATTAAACCCTTGGATCAAATGGGGAATGCATGTGGTTCAGCTGGGGAGTTCAATGGCGAGACAAACCCTGTGAAACG GCATTCCGGGCAACGCTCAAGAGTTCGTAAACTCCAGTATATTGCTGAACTTGAAAGAACTGTTAATGTTCTGCAG ACTTTGGAGTCAGAGTTGGCTGTCAAGGTTGCTTCTATGCTTCAGAAACGTGCTACTTTGTCCCTGGAAAACAACACATTAAAGCAGCAGGAGGCCAGAATACGGCAGGAAAAATTGATCGCAGAGG CTCAACATAAGGCTTTGAAGAAGGAAGCTGAGagaatgaaaaacaagttaGGTTTCACAAATTTGAAGTTCAGAAATTATTCCAGATCAAGTCGCCCTCCGGAGGCAGCTAGATCAGAAGTTACATGGCAGATGGCAAAACTTAATCTTAACTAG
- the LOC118045180 gene encoding glycosyltransferase BC10, whose product MLSSPIMYSFSLLLSFSLIYLFSPQILPLQNPQNIPLDELDDLTLFKKALKPCTTTSHLSTKNPTPKIAFLFLTNSDLSFAPLWERFFRGYSNLYNIYVHADPFSKVSNPDGIFKDQFIPGKKTERGSPSLISAEKRLLARAILDDPFNHYFALVSQHCVPLHSFQYMYTTLFGHSILEAFTAQSHHQSFIEILSQDPNLPDRYNARGENSMLPEIPFEKFRVGSQFFVLAKRHAFLVLKDRKLWRKFKLPCLNIESCYPEEHYFPTLLSMKDPRGCSQYTLTNVDWTDSFDGHPHLYQAEEVSPNLVHRLRLSNSSYSYFFARKFAPGCLKPLMEIADDVIFKD is encoded by the coding sequence ATGTTGTCCTCTCCAATTATGTACTCCTTTTCACTCTTGCTTTCCTTTTCCCTCATCTACCTCTTCTCCCCTCAAATCCTTCCTCTGCAAAACCCCCAAAACATCCCTTTAGATGAACTTGATGATCTTACTCTTTTCAAGAAAGCCCTTAAGCCTTGCACAACTACCTCCCACTTATCCACTAAGAACCCTACTCCTAAAATAGCCTTTCTTTTCCTTACAAACTCTGATCTCTCTTTTGCTCCTCTGTGGGAGCGTTTTTTCCGGGGCTACAGCAATCTTTACAACATCTATGTGCATGCGGATCCATTTAGTAAAGTCTCAAATCCAGATGGGattttcaaggatcagttcatCCCCGGCAAGAAAACAGAAAGGGGCTCTCCTTCTTTAATCTCTGCAGAAAAAAGACTTCTAGCTAGAGCCATTCTCGATGACCCTTTTAATCATTACTTTGCTCTTGTTTCTCAACACTGCGTCCCTCTGCATTCATTTCAATACATGTACACTACCCTTTTTGGCCACAGCATTTTGGAAGCTTTCACAGCTCAATCTCATCATCAAAGCTTCATTGAAATTCTCTCCCAAGATCCCAACTTGCCTGATAGATACAATGCTAGAGGGGAAAACAGTATGCTACCAGAAATCCCATTTGAGAAATTTAGGGTTGGGTCTCAGTTTTTTGTGCTTGCAAAAAGGCATGCTTTTCTTGTACTCAAGGATAGAAAGTTGTGGAGAAAGTTCAAGCTGCCTTGCTTGAATATAGAGTCCTGTTACCCTGAAGAACACTACTTTCCAACACTTTTGTCAATGAAGGATCCTAGAGGATGCAGTCAGTACACATTAACAAATGTTGATTGGACTGATTCCTTTGATGGGCACCCTCATCTGTATCAAGCAGAAGAGGTTTCACCAAATTTGGTGCATAGATTGAGACTGTCCAATTCAAGttactcttatttttttgcaagaaaatttgCTCCTGGTTGCTTGAAGCCATTGATGGAAATTGCAGATGATGTGATTTTCAAGGATTGA